A DNA window from Methylobacterium sp. NMS14P contains the following coding sequences:
- a CDS encoding HlyD family secretion protein, giving the protein MFDDQRHLSEDEARPRPADGRAVARERDVLDLGRAAPAAAGGTGRETAREPGAEQADDDAPEAQDGHADDDAAESDDDGGDDARRPNVLRRHPLAFLLGALAVVALCVGVFFYWLLYMHPYESTDDAFVDARSISIQPKVGGYLVDVPVTDNQHVEAGQILFQVFQRDYDIALDQAKAQVAADEAGIKNIDAQIQAQYANIDVSKAQVATAEAALKFAQEDAARYKDLAERGSGSVQQSQSATSTLQQRQAAVQSANASVVAAQKQVGSLQAQKASTQAQLGRDRAQVEQAELNLGYTTVRAVQGGRVVRLTGGVGQLAQAGQTLAMFVPDDIWVTANFKETQITDMRPGQPVAIEIDAYPGRKIQGTVASVQPGSGTAFSLLPAQNATGNYVKVTQRIPVKIVVKSWPTDVSIGPGMSIVPTVTVR; this is encoded by the coding sequence ATGTTTGACGATCAGCGGCACCTCTCCGAGGACGAGGCGCGCCCGCGGCCGGCCGACGGCCGGGCCGTCGCACGCGAGCGCGACGTGCTCGATCTCGGCCGCGCCGCGCCGGCCGCGGCCGGCGGGACCGGTCGCGAGACCGCGCGCGAGCCCGGCGCGGAGCAGGCCGACGACGACGCGCCCGAGGCGCAGGACGGGCACGCCGACGACGACGCGGCGGAGTCCGACGACGACGGCGGGGACGACGCGCGGCGCCCCAACGTCCTGCGCCGCCACCCGCTCGCGTTCCTGCTCGGCGCGCTCGCGGTCGTCGCGCTCTGCGTCGGGGTGTTCTTCTACTGGCTGCTGTACATGCACCCGTACGAGAGCACCGACGACGCCTTCGTCGACGCGCGCAGCATCTCGATCCAGCCGAAGGTCGGCGGCTACCTGGTGGACGTGCCGGTCACCGACAACCAGCACGTCGAGGCCGGGCAGATCCTGTTCCAGGTCTTCCAGCGCGACTACGACATCGCCCTCGATCAGGCGAAGGCGCAGGTCGCCGCCGACGAGGCCGGCATCAAGAACATCGACGCGCAGATCCAGGCGCAGTACGCCAACATCGACGTCTCCAAGGCGCAGGTCGCCACCGCCGAGGCGGCGCTGAAGTTCGCCCAGGAGGACGCGGCCCGCTACAAGGACCTCGCCGAGCGCGGCTCCGGCTCGGTCCAGCAGTCGCAGTCGGCGACCTCGACGCTGCAGCAGCGGCAGGCGGCCGTGCAGAGCGCCAACGCCAGCGTGGTCGCCGCGCAGAAGCAGGTCGGCTCGCTCCAGGCCCAGAAGGCCTCGACCCAGGCGCAGCTCGGCCGCGACCGGGCGCAGGTCGAGCAGGCCGAGCTGAACCTCGGCTACACGACGGTCCGCGCCGTCCAGGGCGGCCGCGTCGTGCGGCTCACCGGCGGCGTCGGCCAGCTCGCCCAGGCCGGCCAGACCCTGGCGATGTTCGTGCCCGACGACATCTGGGTGACGGCGAACTTCAAGGAGACGCAGATCACCGACATGCGGCCGGGCCAGCCGGTCGCCATCGAGATCGACGCGTATCCCGGCCGCAAGATCCAGGGCACGGTCGCCTCGGTGCAGCCGGGCTCGGGCACCGCCTTCAGCCTGCTGCCGGCGCAGAACGCCACCGGCAACTACGTGAAGGTGACCCAGCGCATCCCGGTCAAGATCGTGGTCAAGTCCTGGCCGACGGACGTGTCGATCGGCCCGGGCATGTCGATCGTCCCGACCGTCACGGTGCGGTGA
- a CDS encoding DHA2 family efflux MFS transporter permease subunit, with amino-acid sequence MSAVASRGSAAAPGRGPGAGRRNGGKENGSKPGSGKAPGGHNPWLIAGVVALATFMEVLDTTIANVALRYISGGLAVGPDEAAWVVTSYLVANAITLTASSFLAKRYGRKAFFMWSVALFTVSSILCGFAWSLESLLLFRVMQGLGGGGMAPLAQSILADSFPPEKRGQAFALYGVAIVVAPVIGPTLGGWLSDNASWHWCFLINGPVGVLALGLMYWLIEDSDAAKKERRALVRKGIRFDIVGFVLVALFLGSLEVILDEGQRKDWFGTSTLMNVSGVLMVVSFIAMIPWLLTRENPVVDLRLIGNRQFGSCFLVMMFTGAILIATTQFIPQITQEYYGYTATLSGLVLGPGGIVTVVMMFLTGRISSYVQPKWLIATGMTIVALGMYDLTRIDGSTTFAFFAWSRVYIGIGLPMVFLSITSASYEGIRKDQTDQASALINVARNVGGSMGVSLAQNILAYRSQFHQSRLVESVNPASPAYQETMRQATQYFSEHGYAGIEAQNQATAWIGSVLSTQVAYWAYIDVFWVLGLVAACAVPLALSLKSVKLGGGAPAGGH; translated from the coding sequence GTGAGCGCAGTGGCCAGCCGGGGGAGCGCGGCCGCGCCCGGGCGCGGGCCGGGTGCGGGCAGACGGAACGGGGGCAAGGAGAACGGAAGCAAGCCCGGGTCCGGGAAGGCGCCGGGCGGCCACAATCCGTGGCTGATCGCCGGCGTGGTCGCGCTGGCGACCTTCATGGAGGTGCTCGACACCACCATCGCCAACGTGGCCCTGCGCTACATCTCGGGCGGGCTCGCGGTCGGCCCCGACGAGGCGGCCTGGGTGGTGACGAGCTACCTCGTCGCCAACGCGATCACCCTGACGGCGTCGAGCTTCCTGGCCAAGCGCTACGGCCGCAAGGCGTTCTTCATGTGGTCGGTGGCGCTGTTCACCGTGTCGTCGATCCTGTGCGGCTTCGCCTGGAGCCTGGAATCGCTGCTGCTGTTCCGGGTGATGCAGGGGCTCGGCGGCGGCGGCATGGCGCCGCTCGCGCAGTCGATCCTGGCCGATTCCTTCCCGCCGGAGAAGCGCGGCCAGGCCTTCGCGCTCTACGGGGTCGCCATCGTGGTGGCGCCGGTGATCGGCCCGACACTCGGCGGCTGGCTGTCCGACAACGCCTCCTGGCACTGGTGCTTCCTGATCAACGGGCCGGTCGGCGTCCTCGCCCTCGGGCTGATGTACTGGCTGATCGAGGACAGCGACGCGGCCAAGAAGGAGCGCCGCGCCCTGGTGCGCAAGGGCATCCGCTTCGACATCGTCGGCTTCGTGCTGGTCGCCCTGTTCCTGGGCTCGCTGGAGGTGATCCTCGACGAGGGCCAGCGGAAGGACTGGTTCGGCACCTCGACGCTGATGAACGTCTCCGGCGTGCTGATGGTCGTCTCGTTCATCGCCATGATCCCGTGGCTGCTGACGCGCGAGAACCCGGTCGTCGACCTCCGCCTCATCGGCAACCGCCAGTTCGGCTCGTGCTTCCTGGTGATGATGTTCACCGGGGCGATCCTGATCGCCACCACGCAGTTCATCCCGCAGATCACGCAGGAATATTACGGCTACACCGCCACCCTGTCGGGCCTCGTCCTCGGCCCGGGCGGCATCGTCACGGTGGTGATGATGTTCCTCACCGGCCGGATCTCGTCCTACGTCCAGCCGAAATGGCTGATCGCCACCGGCATGACCATCGTGGCGCTGGGGATGTACGACCTGACGCGGATCGACGGCAGCACGACCTTCGCGTTCTTCGCGTGGTCGCGGGTCTATATCGGCATCGGCCTGCCGATGGTGTTCCTGTCGATCACCTCGGCCTCGTACGAGGGGATCCGCAAGGACCAGACCGACCAGGCCTCGGCGCTGATCAACGTCGCCCGCAACGTCGGCGGCTCGATGGGCGTCTCCCTGGCGCAGAACATCCTGGCCTACCGGAGCCAGTTCCATCAGAGCCGCCTGGTGGAGAGCGTCAACCCGGCCTCGCCGGCCTACCAGGAGACCATGCGACAGGCGACGCAGTACTTCTCCGAGCACGGCTACGCCGGAATCGAGGCCCAGAACCAGGCCACGGCGTGGATCGGGAGCGTGCTCAGCACGCAGGTGGCCTACTGGGCCTACATCGACGTGTTCTGGGTGCTGGGCCTCGTCGCCGCCTGCGCGGTCCCGCTGGCCCTGAGCCTGAAGAGCGTCAAGCTCGGCGGCGGGGCGCCGGCCGGGGGGCATTGA
- the rimM gene encoding ribosome maturation factor RimM (Essential for efficient processing of 16S rRNA) encodes MARRPAGPTSRDGGRRGRTSSAIGKIAPDAATSPKAPAPRPAPLPVPPDPDLVLLGEFGRAHGLNGEVRLKSYTGDPQAIAGYGTLQTADGRTLTLADVRPAPGPSPDMLIARVKGVSGRSAAEALNRVALYVPRDRLDAPEDDDEVYAADLIGAAAVDETGTLVGTIVAVPNYGGGDLLELRPPNGGATALLPFTKAFVPVLDVAQRRVTVVAPEDLFAAPGEKPADDPG; translated from the coding sequence ATGGCGCGCCGCCCCGCAGGGCCCACCTCCCGCGACGGCGGCCGCCGAGGCCGCACGAGCTCGGCGATCGGCAAGATCGCGCCCGACGCGGCGACCTCGCCCAAGGCACCGGCCCCCAGGCCGGCGCCGCTGCCCGTGCCGCCCGATCCCGACCTCGTCCTGCTGGGCGAGTTCGGGCGGGCGCACGGCCTCAACGGCGAGGTCCGGCTCAAATCCTACACCGGCGATCCGCAGGCGATCGCCGGCTACGGAACCCTTCAGACGGCCGACGGCCGGACGCTGACGCTCGCCGACGTGCGTCCCGCTCCCGGCCCGTCGCCCGACATGCTGATCGCCCGGGTCAAGGGCGTCTCCGGCCGCAGCGCCGCGGAGGCGCTCAACCGCGTGGCCCTGTACGTTCCCCGCGACCGTCTGGACGCGCCCGAGGACGACGACGAGGTCTACGCCGCCGACCTGATCGGCGCCGCGGCCGTGGACGAGACCGGGACCCTCGTCGGGACGATCGTGGCCGTGCCGAATTACGGCGGCGGCGATCTCTTGGAACTGCGACCGCCGAACGGCGGCGCCACGGCGCTCCTGCCCTTCACGAAGGCCTTCGTGCCGGTCCTCGACGTGGCGCAGCGCCGCGTCACCGTGGTCGCGCCGGAGGACCTGTTCGCGGCGCCGGGCGAGAAGCCCGCCGACGATCCGGGCTAG
- the rpsP gene encoding 30S ribosomal protein S16: protein MALKIRLTRGGAKKRPYYRIVVADARAPRDGRFIDKVGAYDPMKAKDDPARIVLDNEKIQSWLAKGAQPTDRVLRFLDQAGLAKRPTRNNPQKAEPGEKAKERAAKRAEKAAAPAEDAAA from the coding sequence ATGGCCCTCAAGATCCGTCTCACCCGCGGCGGCGCCAAGAAGCGCCCCTATTACCGCATCGTCGTCGCCGACGCCCGCGCCCCGCGCGACGGCCGCTTCATCGACAAGGTCGGCGCCTACGACCCGATGAAGGCCAAGGACGATCCGGCCCGCATCGTGCTCGACAACGAGAAGATCCAGAGCTGGCTCGCCAAGGGCGCGCAGCCGACCGACCGCGTCCTGCGCTTCCTCGACCAGGCGGGCCTCGCCAAGCGCCCGACCCGCAACAACCCGCAGAAGGCCGAGCCGGGCGAGAAGGCCAAGGAGCGCGCCGCCAAGCGCGCCGAGAAGGCCGCCGCCCCCGCCGAGGACGCTGCCGCGTAA
- a CDS encoding chorismate mutase encodes MSVLAAQAVDPELARLRDSIDNFDAALIHLLAERFRCTQRVGELKARKGIPPSDPDREARQVARLRKLAVEAKLDPDFAEKFLAFVVKEVIRHHQSIKADHESQIEQQRK; translated from the coding sequence ATGAGCGTGCTCGCGGCCCAGGCCGTCGATCCCGAACTCGCGCGCCTGCGGGACAGCATCGACAACTTCGATGCGGCGCTGATCCACCTCCTCGCCGAGCGTTTCCGCTGCACGCAGCGGGTCGGCGAGCTCAAGGCCCGAAAGGGGATCCCCCCTTCCGATCCGGACCGGGAGGCCCGTCAGGTCGCCCGGCTCCGCAAGCTCGCGGTCGAGGCCAAGCTCGACCCCGACTTCGCCGAGAAGTTTCTGGCCTTCGTGGTCAAGGAAGTCATTCGGCACCACCAGTCGATCAAGGCGGACCACGAGTCCCAGATCGAGCAACAGCGAAAGTAG
- the ffh gene encoding signal recognition particle protein, which produces MFEGLSDRLSGILSGLTRRGALTEADVTAAMREVRRALLEADVALEVVRGFTDRVKEKAVGAVVLKSVTPGQMVVKIVNDELVAMLGTDAETVDLNAPAPVPILMVGLQGSGKTTTTAKIARRLADREKRKVLLASLDTRRPAAMEQLAVLAKQVGVESLPIVAGQSAVQIAKRAMDAARLGGFDVVMLDTAGRTTVDEGLMAEAAEVKAATRPHEVLLVADALTGQDAVNTARAFDERLGVTGIVLTRMDGDSRGGAALSMRAVTGKPIKLVGVGEKVDALEEFHPARVANRILGMGDIVSLVEKAAETIDHEQALRTAEKMRKGKFDLEDLSMQLAQMEKMGGIGGLMGMLPGMGQIKKQVEGANLDEKMFKRQRAIISSMTPQERKNPDLLKNSRKKRIAAGSGVDVSEINKLLKMHRTMADMMKAMGQGKRGIGQALGSMFGLGGGGMGGMGGGMPGLPPGMPEPTPEQIAQLEKQFGGKLPPMPPGLGGGGMPKIPGLPGLGGPKLPGLGGFMPGKKK; this is translated from the coding sequence ATGTTCGAAGGCCTGTCCGACCGCCTCTCAGGCATCCTCTCGGGGCTCACCCGTCGCGGTGCCCTGACCGAGGCCGACGTCACCGCCGCCATGCGCGAGGTGCGCCGCGCCCTCCTGGAGGCCGACGTCGCCCTCGAGGTGGTCCGCGGCTTCACCGACCGGGTGAAGGAGAAGGCCGTCGGCGCCGTCGTGCTCAAGTCGGTGACGCCCGGCCAGATGGTCGTGAAGATCGTCAACGACGAGCTCGTGGCGATGCTCGGCACCGACGCCGAGACCGTCGATCTCAACGCCCCCGCCCCGGTGCCGATCCTGATGGTCGGCCTGCAGGGCTCGGGCAAGACCACCACCACGGCCAAGATCGCCCGGCGCCTCGCCGACCGCGAGAAGCGCAAGGTGCTGCTCGCCTCCCTCGACACCCGCCGCCCGGCCGCCATGGAGCAGCTCGCGGTGCTGGCCAAGCAGGTCGGCGTCGAGTCCCTGCCGATCGTCGCCGGCCAGTCGGCGGTGCAGATCGCCAAGCGCGCCATGGACGCCGCCCGTCTCGGCGGCTTCGACGTGGTGATGCTCGACACCGCCGGCCGCACCACGGTGGACGAGGGCCTGATGGCCGAGGCCGCCGAGGTGAAGGCCGCGACGAGGCCCCACGAGGTGCTGCTGGTCGCCGACGCGCTCACCGGTCAGGACGCCGTCAACACCGCCCGCGCCTTCGACGAGCGGCTCGGCGTCACCGGCATCGTGCTGACCCGCATGGACGGCGATTCCCGCGGCGGCGCGGCGCTGTCGATGCGCGCCGTCACCGGCAAGCCGATCAAGCTGGTCGGCGTCGGCGAGAAGGTCGACGCGCTGGAAGAGTTCCACCCGGCCCGCGTCGCCAACCGCATCCTCGGCATGGGCGACATCGTCTCGCTCGTCGAGAAGGCCGCCGAGACCATCGACCACGAGCAGGCGCTCCGCACCGCGGAGAAGATGCGCAAGGGCAAGTTCGACCTGGAGGATCTCTCCATGCAGCTCGCCCAGATGGAGAAGATGGGCGGCATCGGCGGCCTGATGGGCATGCTGCCCGGGATGGGCCAGATCAAGAAGCAGGTCGAGGGCGCCAACCTCGACGAGAAGATGTTCAAGCGCCAGCGGGCGATCATCTCGTCGATGACCCCGCAGGAGCGGAAGAACCCCGACCTCCTCAAGAACAGCCGCAAGAAGCGCATCGCGGCGGGCTCGGGGGTCGACGTCTCGGAGATCAACAAGCTCCTGAAGATGCACCGGACCATGGCCGACATGATGAAGGCGATGGGCCAGGGCAAGCGCGGGATCGGGCAGGCGCTCGGCTCGATGTTCGGCCTCGGCGGCGGCGGGATGGGCGGGATGGGCGGCGGCATGCCCGGTCTCCCGCCCGGCATGCCGGAGCCGACGCCGGAGCAGATCGCGCAGCTCGAGAAGCAGTTCGGCGGCAAGCTGCCGCCGATGCCGCCGGGCCTGGGCGGGGGCGGGATGCCCAAGATCCCGGGGCTTCCGGGCCTCGGCGGTCCGAAGCTGCCGGGTCTCGGCGGGTTCATGCCGGGGAAGAAGAAATGA
- a CDS encoding glutathione S-transferase: MTRDQEALKIEDAINETCPWSGKPISADSLTLYNGAVVGFCNPECRDKFAKAVRGFEAALQARRVERAGLEQ, encoded by the coding sequence ATGACGCGAGATCAAGAAGCGTTGAAGATCGAGGACGCGATCAACGAGACCTGCCCGTGGTCGGGCAAGCCGATCTCGGCCGACTCGCTGACGCTCTACAACGGCGCCGTGGTCGGCTTCTGCAACCCGGAATGCCGGGACAAGTTCGCCAAGGCCGTGCGCGGCTTCGAGGCCGCCCTCCAGGCGCGCCGCGTCGAGCGCGCCGGGCTCGAGCAGTAA
- a CDS encoding ATPase encodes MSEPARSHSPTESGSFPTTGPLRDWLTAMKAQAPAEARGEARPAEVLPEAKRPRGAEAAWSPRVVPGPEAPRGAAEDPDIAELMAENLMLKAKLRVEAERQDELQAILADEIRTLREHIRDEIGSLEDLRAEQEDVRVEREEFRGERERFRAEREELRAERDRAIAERDALRAERLTLAGERDALREERDLWRARTEALAQPLFQSQRR; translated from the coding sequence ATGTCGGAACCCGCCCGCTCTCACTCGCCGACCGAGTCCGGCAGCTTTCCCACGACCGGTCCGCTCCGCGACTGGCTGACGGCGATGAAGGCCCAGGCGCCGGCCGAGGCCCGCGGCGAGGCGCGGCCGGCTGAGGTTCTGCCCGAGGCGAAGCGGCCCCGCGGCGCCGAGGCGGCGTGGTCGCCCCGCGTCGTTCCGGGCCCCGAGGCCCCGCGGGGCGCGGCCGAGGATCCCGACATCGCCGAGCTGATGGCCGAGAACCTGATGCTGAAGGCCAAGCTCCGCGTGGAGGCCGAGCGCCAGGACGAGCTGCAGGCCATCCTGGCCGACGAGATCCGGACCCTGCGCGAGCATATCCGCGACGAGATCGGCTCCCTGGAGGATCTCCGGGCCGAGCAGGAGGACGTCCGCGTCGAACGCGAGGAGTTCCGCGGGGAGCGGGAGCGCTTCCGGGCCGAGCGCGAGGAGCTGCGCGCCGAGCGGGACCGGGCAATCGCGGAGCGGGACGCCCTGCGGGCCGAGCGGCTGACCCTGGCCGGCGAGCGCGACGCCCTGCGCGAGGAGCGCGACCTGTGGCGCGCCCGGACCGAGGCGCTCGCCCAGCCGCTGTTCCAGTCCCAGCGGCGCTGA
- a CDS encoding aromatic ring-hydroxylating oxygenase subunit alpha, producing MRQPLGNAWYCVGQSRSLGRAGGRSALRAVALNGEQIVLGRAPDGTPFALRDRCPHRGMALSKGRFDGDTLMCPFHGWRFGTDGRCRDVPTLSEHDAADFSRIQVQRFPVRESAGFLWVNPHLGPAAGAVPEVPALDFEPAGSLVVELEVEASFDLTTLSLVDPGHVAFVHDSWWFRPSKQLREKVKTFQPVPHGFVMTSHATTTSSPVYRLLGGVPEVEIEFRLPGVRLERIRAGAKRVANYTFATPLTPDRTLLTNALYWSMPALNLLRPVAHPLMRQFLTQDQQVLQHAQDGLDRKPTMVLFGQGDLPSQWYFRLKREALESARDGRPFVNPLERRELRWRS from the coding sequence ATGCGCCAGCCGCTCGGCAACGCGTGGTACTGCGTCGGGCAGTCCCGGAGCCTCGGCAGGGCGGGCGGCCGGTCGGCCCTGCGGGCCGTGGCGCTGAACGGCGAGCAGATCGTGCTGGGCCGCGCCCCCGACGGCACGCCCTTCGCGCTGCGCGACCGCTGCCCCCACCGCGGCATGGCCCTGTCGAAGGGCCGCTTCGACGGCGACACCCTGATGTGCCCGTTCCACGGCTGGCGCTTCGGCACCGACGGGCGCTGCCGCGACGTCCCGACCCTGTCGGAGCACGACGCCGCCGACTTCTCGCGCATCCAGGTGCAGCGCTTCCCCGTGCGGGAGAGCGCCGGCTTCCTCTGGGTCAACCCGCATCTCGGCCCGGCCGCCGGCGCGGTGCCGGAGGTGCCGGCGCTGGATTTCGAGCCGGCCGGCTCCCTCGTGGTCGAGCTGGAGGTCGAGGCCTCCTTCGACCTGACGACGCTGAGCCTCGTCGATCCCGGGCACGTCGCCTTCGTCCACGATTCGTGGTGGTTCCGGCCCTCGAAGCAGCTCCGCGAGAAGGTGAAGACATTCCAGCCGGTGCCCCACGGCTTCGTGATGACGAGCCACGCGACCACGACGAGCTCGCCGGTCTACCGCCTGCTCGGCGGCGTCCCCGAGGTCGAGATCGAGTTCCGCCTGCCCGGCGTGCGGCTGGAGCGCATCCGCGCGGGGGCGAAGCGGGTGGCGAACTACACCTTCGCGACGCCGCTGACGCCGGACCGGACGCTGCTCACCAACGCCCTCTACTGGAGCATGCCGGCCCTGAACCTGCTCAGACCGGTCGCGCACCCGCTGATGCGGCAGTTCCTGACCCAGGACCAGCAGGTGCTCCAGCACGCGCAGGACGGGCTCGACCGCAAGCCCACCATGGTGCTGTTCGGCCAGGGCGACCTGCCCTCGCAATGGTATTTCCGGCTGAAGCGCGAGGCCCTGGAATCGGCTCGCGACGGGCGCCCGTTCGTCAACCCGCTGGAGCGCCGCGAGCTGCGCTGGCGCTCCTGA
- a CDS encoding class I SAM-dependent methyltransferase yields MIRALALLAAATAATAAAIAALAGPVRAAEPLAPPGAPAAAFPRPDRPVAEIVAPRWSSEAERDRAGEFEQVARGMGIAPGETVADIGAGSGYYAVRLSPRVGPRGRVLAEDVTPSYLAALETRVRPLGNVTVVRGEPHDPRLPPASVDAAILVHMYHEITQPFGLLHNLAAAMRPGGRVGIVDADAVPSRHGTPPALLRCELAAAGYRETGFQPLADGAYLAVFAAPAPDARPRPETVRPCRDDATAR; encoded by the coding sequence ATGATCCGCGCCCTCGCCCTCCTCGCTGCCGCCACTGCCGCCACTGCCGCGGCCATTGCCGCATTGGCCGGCCCGGTCCGCGCCGCCGAGCCCCTGGCGCCCCCGGGTGCGCCCGCCGCCGCCTTCCCCAGGCCCGACCGGCCCGTGGCCGAGATCGTCGCGCCGCGCTGGTCCTCGGAGGCCGAGCGCGACAGGGCCGGCGAGTTCGAGCAGGTCGCCAGGGGGATGGGCATCGCGCCCGGCGAGACGGTGGCGGATATCGGTGCCGGCAGCGGCTACTACGCGGTGCGGCTGAGCCCCCGGGTCGGGCCGCGCGGGCGCGTGCTCGCCGAGGACGTGACGCCGTCCTACCTGGCGGCCCTGGAGACGCGGGTGCGGCCGCTCGGGAACGTCACGGTCGTGCGCGGCGAGCCGCACGACCCGCGCCTGCCCCCGGCCTCGGTCGACGCGGCGATCCTCGTCCACATGTACCACGAGATCACCCAGCCCTTCGGTCTGCTCCACAACCTCGCCGCCGCGATGCGCCCGGGCGGCCGGGTCGGGATCGTCGATGCCGACGCCGTTCCCTCCCGGCACGGCACACCGCCGGCGCTCCTGCGCTGCGAGCTCGCCGCCGCGGGCTACCGCGAGACCGGCTTCCAGCCGCTCGCGGACGGGGCCTACCTGGCGGTGTTCGCGGCGCCCGCGCCGGACGCCCGCCCGAGGCCGGAGACGGTCCGCCCCTGCCGCGACGACGCGACGGCGCGGTAG
- the trmD gene encoding tRNA (guanosine(37)-N1)-methyltransferase TrmD → MTRADTPWRATILTLYPEMFPGPLGVSLSGDALARGDWILEARNIREHGLGRHRSVDDTPAGGGAGMVLRCDVLGAAIDAAAVDAATRADDPRPRLLMSPRGRPLTQARVRDLAAGPGALIVCGRFEGVDERVIAGRGLEEVSIGDYVLSGGEIAALVVLDACVRLLPGVMGKMESGVEESFEGGLLEYPHYTRPRDWEGRAIPDVLSGGNHAAIARWRRAEAERITAERRPDLRGGTVAGQAGSRSITGPSRS, encoded by the coding sequence ATGACGCGCGCGGACACGCCCTGGCGGGCCACGATCCTCACCCTCTACCCGGAGATGTTCCCGGGCCCGCTGGGCGTGTCCCTGTCGGGCGACGCCCTGGCGCGGGGCGACTGGATCCTGGAGGCCCGCAACATCCGCGAGCACGGCCTCGGCCGCCACCGCTCGGTCGACGACACGCCGGCCGGCGGCGGGGCCGGGATGGTCCTGCGCTGCGACGTGCTCGGCGCCGCCATCGACGCCGCGGCCGTCGACGCCGCGACCAGGGCCGACGACCCGCGCCCGCGCCTGCTGATGTCGCCCCGCGGCCGGCCGCTCACCCAGGCCCGCGTGCGCGACCTCGCGGCGGGACCGGGCGCGCTGATCGTCTGCGGCCGCTTCGAGGGCGTCGACGAGCGCGTGATCGCCGGGCGCGGCCTCGAGGAGGTCTCGATCGGCGACTACGTGCTGTCGGGCGGCGAGATCGCCGCCCTGGTGGTGCTGGACGCCTGCGTGCGCCTCCTGCCCGGCGTGATGGGCAAGATGGAATCCGGCGTCGAGGAGAGCTTCGAGGGCGGGCTCCTCGAGTACCCGCACTACACGCGCCCCCGCGACTGGGAGGGCCGCGCGATCCCCGATGTCCTCTCCGGCGGCAACCACGCCGCCATCGCCCGCTGGCGGCGGGCGGAGGCCGAGCGGATCACCGCCGAGCGGCGCCCGGACCTGCGCGGCGGGACTGTCGCCGGTCAGGCCGGCTCGAGGTCGATCACCGGGCCGTCGCGGTCGTAA
- a CDS encoding phosphoserine transaminase, which produces MTSRPTQRPRVPHFSSGPCAKRPGWTPAALADAALGRSHRSPVGKAKLGRAIDLTRAVLQVPAEYRIGIVPASDTGAVEMAMWTMLGPKPVEVAAWEAFGKEWVTDALKQLKIAPRIHQTPYGILPDLAAIDTKRSDVVFTWNGTAAGVKVPDGDWIAADREGLTICDATSAAFAQPLPWDKLDVVTFSWQKVMGGEAAHGMLILSPRAVARLESHTPSWPLPKIFRLTKDGKLIEGIFKGDTINTPSMLAVEDYLDTLDWAERIGGLPALHARADANAKAIYDWVARTPWIAPLAADPATYSNTGVCLVIADPDVLARGDAAVSAFAAGIVERLDREGVALDIGAYRDAPAGLRIWCGATVETADLEALTPWLDWAFAEEKAALTRAA; this is translated from the coding sequence ATGACCAGCCGCCCCACGCAGCGCCCGCGCGTGCCCCACTTCTCCTCCGGCCCCTGCGCCAAGCGCCCCGGCTGGACCCCGGCCGCGCTGGCCGACGCCGCCCTCGGCCGGTCGCACCGCTCCCCCGTCGGCAAGGCCAAGCTCGGCCGGGCGATCGACCTGACCCGCGCGGTCCTGCAGGTGCCGGCCGAGTACCGGATCGGCATCGTCCCGGCCTCCGACACCGGCGCCGTCGAGATGGCGATGTGGACGATGCTCGGGCCGAAGCCCGTCGAGGTCGCCGCCTGGGAGGCGTTCGGCAAGGAGTGGGTCACGGACGCGCTGAAGCAGCTCAAGATCGCGCCCCGCATCCACCAGACCCCCTACGGCATCCTGCCGGACCTCGCGGCGATCGACACGAAACGCAGCGACGTGGTCTTCACCTGGAACGGCACCGCGGCCGGCGTGAAGGTGCCGGACGGCGACTGGATCGCGGCCGACCGCGAGGGCCTGACGATCTGCGACGCGACCTCGGCGGCCTTCGCCCAACCCCTGCCCTGGGACAAGCTCGATGTCGTGACCTTCTCCTGGCAGAAGGTGATGGGCGGCGAGGCGGCGCACGGCATGCTGATCCTCTCGCCCCGCGCCGTGGCGCGGCTGGAGAGCCACACGCCGTCCTGGCCCCTGCCGAAGATCTTCCGCCTCACCAAGGACGGGAAGCTGATCGAGGGCATCTTCAAGGGCGACACGATCAACACGCCCTCGATGCTGGCCGTCGAGGACTACCTCGACACCCTGGACTGGGCCGAGCGGATCGGCGGCCTGCCGGCGCTGCACGCGCGGGCCGACGCCAACGCCAAGGCGATCTACGACTGGGTCGCGCGCACGCCCTGGATCGCGCCGCTGGCCGCCGATCCCGCCACCTACTCGAACACGGGCGTCTGCCTCGTGATCGCCGATCCGGACGTGCTCGCCCGCGGCGACGCGGCGGTCTCGGCCTTCGCGGCGGGGATCGTCGAGCGCCTCGACCGGGAGGGCGTCGCCCTCGACATCGGCGCCTACCGCGACGCCCCGGCGGGCCTGCGGATCTGGTGCGGCGCCACCGTCGAGACCGCCGATCTCGAGGCGCTGACGCCCTGGCTCGACTGGGCCTTCGCGGAGGAGAAGGCGGCGCTGACGCGGGCGGCGTAA